A window from Drosophila yakuba strain Tai18E2 chromosome 3L, Prin_Dyak_Tai18E2_2.1, whole genome shotgun sequence encodes these proteins:
- the LOC6533315 gene encoding LOW QUALITY PROTEIN: carboxypeptidase B (The sequence of the model RefSeq protein was modified relative to this genomic sequence to represent the inferred CDS: inserted 2 bases in 1 codon), whose translation MAWPLLGLLTLLLWQPMVLFAWQDYKDYKLYELKLEGAEEQNLVRKWSTENPLWDFHKPSRNESVLKVMIPPEEASGFIETLRNYHLEYKVLIEDLAPLVQAQRAENLEKKLLIQWPHIDVLSVFYTHSEINDYLDSLPERYPKRVQVKQFGWSYERRALKVLTITNGDGRRNKPVILIDGTVHAREWISPSMALYIIQQLLDHYVDNQELLQDYDWVIMPVVNADGYEYTHTDSRYWRKTRRPTSNPDCIGTDINRNFGYEWGHDEGSSSDPCEDIYRGERAFDQPESQVLRDVMLHYRGRLNFYLSLHSYGNYFLLPWGYTSDFPDTYQDMMSVADAGAKAIIYSTNGIYSYGSTYYVLYPTXTADFALGVVNATVSMTMELPAAGFQGFDPWVSHIERLVTESWVGVRAMAAEVIRRYPA comes from the exons ATGGCTTGGCCACTCTTGGGTTTGCTAACTCTGCTGCTATGGCAGCCCATGGTGCTGTTCGCTTGGCAGGATTACAAGGACTACAAGCTGTACGAGCTGAAACTCGAAGGAGCTGAGGAGCAGAATCTTGTGAGGAAGTGGTCGACGGAGAATCCCTTATGGGATTTTCACAAGCCAAGTCGAAATGAAAGCGTACTAAAAGTGATGATACCACCTGAAGAAGCTAGTGGGTTTATTGAAACTTTAAGAAACTATCATTTGGAGTACAAGGTTTTGATAGAGGACTTGGCACCACTGGTGCAAGCCCAACGAGCTGAGAATCTTGAGAAGAAGTTGCTCATCCAATGGCCACACATTGATGTGCTATCAGTATTTTATACCCATTCGGAAATCAATGATTATCTGGATAGTTTACCCGAAAGATATCCCAAGCGAGTCCAGGTGAAACAATTCGGCTGGAGTTACGAGAGACGCGCCCTCAAAGTTTTAACTATTACCAATGGAGATGGCAGGCGGAACAAGCCAGTGATCCTGATTGATGGCACGGTGCATGCCCGGGAATGGATATCACCATCGATGGCCCTATATATCATACAGCAGCTATTGGACCACTATGTGGATAACCAGGAGCTCTTGCAGGACTACGACTGGGTGATCATGCCGGTGGTCAATGCGGATGGTTATGAGTACACCCACACGGATTCTCGTTACTGGCGTAAGACCCGTCGACCCACCAGCAATCCGGATTGCATTGGCACGGATATCAATCGCAACTTCGGCTACGAATGGGGCCACGATGAGGGCTCCTCTTCAGATCCCTGCGAAGATATTTATCGTGGAGAGCGAGCATTCGACCAACCCGAGTCGCAGGTCCTGCGAGATGTGATGCTCCATTACAGGGGACGACTTAACTTCTACCTCTCGTTGCACTCCTATGGCAACTACTTTCTCCTGCCATGGGGTTATACCAG CGACTTTCCGGATACGTACCAGGACATGATGTCTGTAGCGGATGCCGGAGCCAAGGCGATCATCTACTCCACGAATGGAATATATAGCTATGGAAGCACATACTACGTGCTATATCCCAC TACGGCGGACTTTGCGCTGGGAGTGGTGAATGCCACAGTTTCCATGACCATGGAGCTGCCGGCTGCTGGCTTCCAGGGTTTCGATCCCTGGGTTTCCCACATCGAGCGTTTGGTCACGGAAAGTTGGGTGGGAGTGCGGGCCATGGCCGCCGAGGTGATAAGACGCTATCCGGCGTAA
- the LOC6533318 gene encoding carboxypeptidase B yields MLKLFAAVLLLAGVALAVDNYDGYKIYDITARNAFEKQFLLRLSGNEAYDFFDLPRSLDAASRVMVKPEDQEGFEHLLEKYNVNYLVINENFGESLRKEQEENQSQRLMNLRSAGRSVSFKAFHRHAEINAYLDELAAAYPSRVSVQVAGKSYENRDIKTITITNGDGKTGKNVIFLDAGIHAREWIAHAGALYVIHQLAENFAVNSDLLKNFDWVILPVVNPDGYEYSHTTTRMWRKTRKPISSACYGTDANRNFDFHWGEVGASSYSCSDTFKGETAFSEPETQLIRDLLLSLTGRGKFYLTLHSYGNYLLYPWGWTSALPSSWRDNDEVAQAGADAIKSATGTKYTVGSSTNVLYAAAGGSDDYAFGVANFPVSITMELPAGGTGFNPSTSQIEGFVSETWVGIKAMAQKVAEKY; encoded by the exons ATGTTGAAACTATTTGCTGCAGTACTCCTACTGGCCGGTGTTGCCTTGGCGGTGGACAACTACGATGG CTACAAGATCTACGACATCACTGCTCGGAATGCCTTTGAGAAGCAGTTCCTGCTGCGTTTGTCCGGAAATGAGGCGTACGACTTCTTTGATCTGCCCCGCTCGCTGGACGCCGCCAGTCGCGTGATGGTGAAGCCGGAGGATCAGGAGGGCTTCGAGCACCTGCTGGAGAAGTACAACGTGAACTACTTGGTGATCAATGAGAATTTCGGTGAGTCGCTGCgcaaggagcaggaggagaacCAGAGCCAGAGGCTGATGAACCTGCGTTCCGCTGGACGCAGCGTTAGCTTCAAGGCGTTCCATCGCCATGCCGAGATCAATGCCTACTTGGATGAACTGGCCGCCGCCTATCCCAGCCGTGTCTCCGTTCAGGTGGCCGGCAAGTCGTATGAGAACCGTGACATCAAGACCATAACTATCACCAATGGCGATGGCAAGACCGGCAAGAATGTTATCTTCCTGGATGCTGGCATTCACGCTCGCGAATGGATCGCCCATGCTGGCGCTCTGTATGTGATCCATCAGCTGGCGGAGAACTTTGCCGTGAACTCGGATCTGCTAAAGAACTTCGATTGGGTCATCCTGCCGGTGGTGAATCCCGATGGCTATGAATACTCTCACACCACCACCCGTATGTGGCGCAAGACGAGGAAGCCAATCAGCAGTGCCTGCTATGGAACCGATGCCAATCGCAACTTCGATTTCCACTGGGGAGAGGTGGGTGCCTCCAGCTACTCCTGCTCCGATACCTTCAAGGGTGAGACAGCCTTCTCCGAGCCGGAGACCCAGCTGATTCGCGATCTCCTGCTCAGTCTGACCGGACGCGGCAAGTTCTACCTGACCCTCCACTCCTACGGCAACTACCTGCTGTATCCTTGGGGTTGGACCTC TGCTCTGCCCAGCAGCTGGCGCGACAACGATGAGGTGGCCCAGGCTGGTGCGGATGCCATCAAGAGTGCCACCGGAACGAAGTACACCGTTGGCAGTTCCACCAATGTACTGTACGCTGCTGCCGGCGGCAGTGACGACTATGCCTTCGGAGTGGCCAACTTCCCGGTATCCATCACCATGGAACTGCCGGCTGGCGGTACTGGCTTCAATCCCAGCACCAGCCAGATCGAGGGCTTCGTTTCCGAGACCTGGGTGGGCATCAAGGCCATGGCCCAGAAGGTGGCCGAAAAGTACTAG
- the LOC120321440 gene encoding probable G-protein coupled receptor Mth-like 7 — protein sequence MHKSVKLLNVLIFTLIVYESNAKLLSCSYHDTVDISYLKGVDDYFGQVPVNGTVEHLCRETTNACVCKGLNCVGVCCSRTEFIPIGECIYNQVESPNRKKDILSKSETLREYPSCHGHTLLENETIAIKIYQLTESGYIIDIYKYTTICCKMRPAVLVLGVISVICYVLTIAAYLYFKQLRNIVGKCFSSCLVCMCMKCIFWLLDDQCLLNRNNAVKGYLAYFFWIASFLWFLVLNHVIWKHFIVKDRNLPQSRVRFKNFCSFVWLTAAICTVLIYFVNYFWEKNAKYMFSYFIQFDAADSSYTIAFYYIGMMIVSLINMVCSILVVRNVKEVLKVELKERNILRYLFWLRLPTKLGVFWSLDLILCVMQTYRVFPHFLWVADYFHAAIGIQIFLLFVVRRKILEWLRKEDPVEVKPLTVDTFGGETSF from the exons ATGCATAAGTCTgtgaaattattaaatgtattaatttttACATTAATTGTATACGAGTCGAACGCGAAATTACTTAGCTGCAGTTACCACGACACGGTGGATATTTCGTATTTAAAAGGTGTAGATGACTATTTCGGCCAAGTTCCTGTCAATGGGACAGTGGAACATTTATGTAGGGAGACCACAAACGCATGTGTGTGTAAAGGGTTGAACTGCGTCGGAGTTTGTTGTTCCAGAACGGAATTTATTCCCATTGGCGAGTGCATATATAATCAAGTAGAGTCACCTAACAGAAAGAAAGACATCCTAAGTAAATCCGAAACTTTAAGAGAATACCCCAGCTGCCATGGACATACATTGCTTGAG AATGAAACCAtcgcaataaaaatataccaaTTGACCGAATCGGGATATATCATCGACATCTATAAGTATACGACAATCTGTTGCAAAATGAGGCCAGCGGTGCTCGTAC ttggtGTGATATCAGTTATATGCTATGTACTAACGATTGCCGCCTATCTGTACTTTAAACAACTTCGAAATATAGTCGGAAAGTGCTTTTCAAGTTGCTTAGTCTGCATGTGtatgaaatgcattttctgGTTGCTGGACGATCAGTGTTTGTTGAACAGAAATAACGCTGTTAAAg GTTACCTAGCCTACTTCTTCTGGATAGCTTCGTTTCTTTGGTTCCTTGTTCTAAATCATGTTATTTGGAAACATTTTATTGTAAAAGATCGAAATCTTCCCCAATCTAGGGTTCGGTTCAAGAATTTTTGTTCCTTTGTCTGGCTCACTGCGGCCATTTGCACCGTACTGATTTATTTCGTAAACTATTTCTGGGAGAAGAACGCAAAATAcatgttttcatatttcattcaatttgatGCTGCGGACAGCTCTTACACAATTGCCTTCTACTATATAGGGATGATGATTGTAAGTCTTATCAACATGGTCTGTAGTATCCTGGTCGTAAGAAATGTTAAAGAAGTGCTTAAAGTTGAACTAAAGGAGAGGAACATATTAAG atatttattttggctgcGATTACCTACGAAATTGGGAGTTTTTTGGAGTCTGGATTTGATTCTCTGTGTAATGCAGACCTATAGAGTTTTTCCACACTTCCTGTGGGTAGCCGACTATTTTCATGCTGCCATTGgaatacaaatttttttgctatttgttGTTAGGAGAAAAATCCTTGAATGGCTTAGAAAAGA aGACCCAGTTGAAGTAAAGCCGCTGACTGTGGACACTTTCGGAGGTGAAACATCTTTctaa
- the LOC6533316 gene encoding carboxypeptidase B produces the protein MKYSLGLLVLFVGATLVAADQDYEGYRIYEVIPSSADQAHLLHQLSLQGYDFISETRLLGHPSRVIVSPGQLEQFERLVEAENMTHNLVNSNLGASIAEEFAQRQMQRLLAPITGKGRLSTERYYTHEEIINYIDDLAQRFPSRVFVKTVGWSYEKRVLKTITITNGDGKANKKVIFMDGGFHAREWISPAAVLYVIDQLVEQFEENAHLLKDYDWVILPLVNADGYEHSQTGTLARMWRKTRQPYTYGGQTCYGADPNRNFDFHWNEEGASSNPCADTYAGPTAFSEPETITVRDLMHSLADRGIMYLTIHSYGNYLLYPWGWTSDLPENWEDLDAVARTGAEAIQNATGTEYTYGSSTNVLYIAAGASDDYGYYAGFNVSITMELTGAGSIGFNPPVTRIDEFVTETWIGIRAMAEKVIEMY, from the exons ATGAAGTACTCTCTGGGTTTGCTAGTGCTCTTTGTGGGCGCCACTCTTGTGGCTGCCGATCAGGATTACGAGGG TTACCGCATCTATGAGGTGATTCCCTCGAGTGCCGACCAGGCTCACCTGCTGCATCAACTCAGTCTGCAGGGATACGATTTCATCAGCGAAACTCGTCTGTTGGGGCATCCGTCCCGTGTGATTGTGAGTCCCGGCCAGCTGGAACAGTTCGAGCGTTTGGTTGAGGCAGAGAATATGACGCACAATCTGGTGAACTCCAACCTGGGGGCTTCCATTGCCGAGGAGTTTGCCCAGCGGCAAATGCAGCGTCTTTTGGCGCCCATCACGGGAAAGGGTCGTCTGAGCACGGAGCGATACTACACGCACGAGGAGATCATCAACTATATCGATGACCTGGCGCAGCGTTTCCCCAGCCGTGTGTTCGTTAAGACCGTTGGCTGGTCCTATGAGAAGCGCGTCCTGAaaaccatcaccatcaccaaTGGCGATGGCAAGGCTAACAAGAAAGTGATCTTCATGGATGGCGGTTTCCATGCAAGGGAATGGATCTCGCCAGCAGCCGTTCTCTACGTCATCGATCAACTGGTGGAGCAGTTCGAGGAGAACGCTCATCTGCTGAAGGACTACGACTGGGTCATCCTGCCCCTGGTCAATGCCGATGGCTATGAGCACTCCCAGACCGGAACTCTGGCTCGAATGTGGCGCAAAACCCGCCAGCCATACACGTACGGTGGTCAAACCTGTTACGGAGCCGATCCCAACCGGAATTTTGACTTCCACTGGAACGAGGAGGGTGCCTCCTCGAACCCATGTGCAGACACCTATGCTGGACCAACGGCCTTCTCCGAACCGGAGACCATTACCGTTCGGGATCTGATGCACTCACTGGCCGATCGGGGTATTATGTACCTCACCATCCACTCCTACGGCAACTATCTGCTGTATCCTTGGGGATGGACTTC CGATCTGCCGGAGAACTGGGAGGATCTGGATGCGGTTGCCCGCACTGGAGCTGAGGCTATTCAGAACGCTACTGGTACGGAGTACACCTATGGATCGTCCACCAATGTCCTGTATATTGCTGCCGGAGCCAGTGATGATTATGGTTACTATGCCGGCTTCAATGTGTCCATCACCATGGAGTTGACAGGTGCCGGCAGCATTGGATTCAATCCTCCGGTCACCCGCATCGATGAGTTCGTCACTGAAACCTGGATTGGCATCCGTGCCATGGCCGAGAAAGTGATCGAGATGTACTAG
- the LOC6533317 gene encoding carboxypeptidase B — translation MSVWWVLLALSCLSFSAGLQKTNRYEGYKIYEISGKARSLSFSETLNELVKNASYYEVFSGFNGGNPAQIMVHPHEQVNFVQLMDDNNVDYDIINRNVGLTLSRQFETNQMLRQWFPYNGRLGTERYYSHEEINQFIEDLAVKYPRRVFLKTVGRSYENRWLKTITITNGDARRNKNVILVDGGFHAREWISPAAAIYLINQLVENLEDNADLLQDFDWVILPVVNPDGYEYTQLSADTRMWRKTRQPSSSNCIGTDPNRNFDFHWNEEGASDDPCDDTFAGAKAFSEPEALVVGDLIHSYADRGQMYLTLHSYGSLILYPWGWTAAVPDTEEDLKEVAEAGKSAILEATGTNYTVGPSTTTINYAASGASDDYAFNAGFPISFTMELPFGGTGFDPPASEIDRIVKETWVGIAAMARRVIQKYPLA, via the exons ATGTCGGTTTGGTGGGTTTTGCTGGCACTAAGCTGCCTAAGCTTTTCTGCTGGACTGCAAAAAACCAATAGATACGAAGG aTACAAAATCTATGAGATCTCTGGCAAAGCGCGTTCGTTGTCCTTTAGCGAAACTCTTAATGAGTTGGTCAAGAATGCGTCATATTATGAGGTGTTCTCGGGATTCAATGGTGGTAATCCAGCCCAGATTATGGTGCATCCTCACGAACAGGTGAACTTTGTGCAGCTGATGGACGACAATAATGTGGACTATGATATTATCAACCGGAATGTGGGTCTCACTCTAAGTCGCCAATTCGAAACGAACCAAATGTTACGCCAGTGGTTTCCCTACAATGGAAGATTGGGCACTGAGAGATACTACTCCCACGAGGAGATCAACCAGTTCATCGAGGATTTGGCTGTGAAATATCCACGTCGAGTTTTCCTGAAAACCGTTGGCCGAAGTTACGAAAATCGCTGGTTGAAAACCATCACGATCACCAATGGCGATGCCAGGCGCAATAAGAATGTGATCCTTGTGGATGGTGGCTTCCATGCTCGCGAATGGATATCACCGGCGGCTGCGATTTATCTAATCAATCAGCTGGTGGAAAATCTCGAGGATAATGCCGATCTACTGCAGGACTTCGATTGGGTGATCCTGCCCGTGGTCAATCCCGATGGCTATGAGTACACACAGCTATCGGCGGATACTCGCATGTGGCGCAAAACCAGGCAACCCAGCAGTTCGAACTGCATTGGCACCGATCCCAATCGAAACTTCGATTTCCACTGGAACGAGGAGGGTGCCTCGGACGATCCCTGTGATGACACCTTCGCTGGTGCAAAGGCTTTCTCGGAACCGGAGGCTCTGGTGGTCGGGGATCTCATCCATAGCTATGCGGATCGCGGACAGATGTATTTGACTTTGCATTCCTATGGCTCACTTATTCTGTATCCTTGGGGTTGGACTGC AGCTGTTCCCGATACAGAAGAGGATCTTAAGGAGGTAGCTGAAGCAGGTAAAAGTGCTATTCTGGAGGCCACTGGCACCAACTATACGGTTGGTCCCTCTACCACAACCATCAATTATGCGGCATCCGGAGCTAGCGATGATTATGCCTTCAATGCTGGCTTTCCGATTTCCTTCACCATGGAACTGCCATTCGGAGGCACTGGATTCGATCCCCCGGCATCGGAAATTGATCGCATAGTCAAGGAGACCTGGGTGGGCATTGCGGCCATGGCGCGGAGGGTAATACAAAAGTATCCTCTGGCATAA
- the LOC6533314 gene encoding carboxypeptidase B, producing the protein MAKMWQGIVCSLTLCLVGLTAFGLANNLAGYEGYTKYTVQHGDEDAFKYMVELQTNDAELDFWLLTRNSSVLTVSPKRKTQFEARLSSLGVSYEMQPLMELMAALQANSSYAEDNYDGEYEECQQEECEEAERPRRRSRRQARGFFSHYPRYHEVLSFMSGLASRYPQYCRYESLGRSNEGRHIAALSISLNSRVRPRRVAYIQAATHGREWITTQTVLYLAYELLSNLRAFTRVLQDVEIFLVPLVNPDGYEYTHTTDRFWRKNRHRYAGHSCSGVDINRNFGNHWNYQGASQNLCSEVYSGTAPNSEPETSAVVRYLEFNRNRVKLSLDVHSFGKFIFYPYGYAKNTVPPTVGTLRSVALRAANQIGRYRGTRYTTGTSASILYEASGSLDDFAYGNLGIPLSYTLELPGDEFHVPAHDIIHVCKETFAGFIEFIRHVSLY; encoded by the exons ATGGCAAAAATGTGGCAGGGAATCGTGTGCAGCTTGACTTTATGCCTCGTCGGATTGACGGCTTTCGGCCTCGCCAACAATCTCGCCGGCTACGAAGG ttatACAAAATACACGGTGCAACATGGAGACGAGGATGCCTTCAAGTACATGGTTGAGCTGCAGACGAATGACGCCGAGCTGGACTTCTGGCTGCTGACCAGAAACTCCTCCGTTCTGACAGTGAGTCCCAAGCGGAAGACCCAGTTCGAGGCGCGTCTGTCCAGTTTGGGAGTTAGCTACGAGATGCAGCCGCTCATGGAACTGATGGCGGCCCTCCAGGCGAATAGTTCGTATGCGGAGGACAACTACGATGGGGAGTACGAGGAGTGCCAGCAGGAGGAGTGCGAGGAGGCGGAGCGACCACGTCGCAGGAGTCGTCGTCAGGCGCGCGGCTTCTTCTCGCACTATCCACGGTATCACGAGGTCCTCAGCTTTATGAGTGGCTTGGCCTCCAGATATCCGCAATACTGTCGCTACGAATCCTTGGGTCGTTCCAACGAGGGTCGGCACATAGCTGCACTCTCGATTTCACTGAACAGTAGGGTACGTCCTCGTCGAGTGGCTTATATTCAGGCAGCCACCCACGGACGAGAGTGGATCACCACCCAGACCGTTCTCTATTTGGCCTACGAGCTGCTGAGCAATCTGCGCGCCTTCACAAGGGTCCTGCAGGATGTGGAGATTTTCCTGGTGCCTCTGGTCAATCCCGATGGCTATGAGTACACTCACACGACG GATCGTTTCTGGCGCAAAAACCGCCATCGTTATGCGGGTCATTCCTGCTCCGGCGTGGACATCAATCGCAACTTTGGCAACCACTGGAACTACCAGGGAGCCAGTCAGAAT CTCTGCTCGGAGGTGTATTCGGGCACGGCTCCCAACTCGGAGCCGGAGACGTCGGCGGTGGTGAGGTATCTGGAATTCAATCGAAACCGTGTGAAACTCAGCCTGGATGTTCACTCATTTggcaaattcattttttatccCTACGGCTATGCGAA aAACACCGTGCCACCCACCGTGGGCACACTGCGCTCCGTGGCTCTGAGGGCCGCCAACCAGATCGGCAGATACCGTGGAACGCGCTACACCACCGGCACCTCCGCCTCCATTTTGTACGAGGCATCCGGCAGCTTGGACGACTTCGCCTACGGCAATCTGGGAATCCCGCTGTCCTACACGCTCGAGCTGCCCGGTGACGAGTTCCACGTGCCCGCCCACGACATCATCCACGTCTGCAAGGAGACATTCGCCGGCTTCATCGAGTTCATCCGGCATGTCAGCCTCTACTAG